One window of Phycisphaeraceae bacterium genomic DNA carries:
- a CDS encoding endonuclease/exonuclease/phosphatase family protein, with product MSHVRRLIATFVILAFLSIQTMAQWDPANALWGKQDQRHVRVMSWNVLDAICSSNNAKTDTPVRWNALVRVVAAIQPDVLILQECGDNAAFSGSGSVDTVANLTTTIGLFINGGNDPFIAGNPPVTSYVKKFVPDYDLPYVIVSTETDGFNRNVILSRFPFTDLNGDTRTHVNSFFMFANAYATTGNSGIRGYMFAEIDLPNDVYAGDLVVGNGHLKAGGTTSDLADRLAAAQRIAYYIDYLFNGAGGTVPDPNNAILDSPAATSVLGPNTPVIWGGDINEDENTNGRKGPVEWMTRAATTGGTDGTDRDRSDSTPDTAVEPFTGNRRTFGSSSKLDYLMFQDSIASPVIQAVFNSASVPSGKLPYPVSTFPLIPSAVSSSASDHLPVFVDFLLPYTRPPCPADLNGDTTVDVVDFLDYLDAFGQCEFQPGPCVPPGSTVDADLNGDTSVDVLDLLDFFDAFGQSVGNCPV from the coding sequence ATGAGCCATGTACGCAGATTGATCGCGACCTTCGTGATTCTCGCCTTTCTCTCCATCCAGACGATGGCGCAGTGGGATCCCGCGAATGCTCTTTGGGGGAAGCAGGATCAACGCCACGTCCGTGTCATGTCGTGGAACGTGCTCGATGCGATCTGCTCGAGCAACAACGCGAAGACCGACACGCCGGTCCGATGGAACGCGCTGGTGCGAGTGGTCGCGGCGATCCAGCCGGACGTGCTGATTCTCCAAGAGTGTGGTGACAACGCGGCGTTCTCCGGCTCCGGCTCGGTGGACACGGTTGCGAATCTGACCACGACAATCGGCCTCTTCATCAACGGTGGCAACGACCCGTTTATCGCGGGCAACCCGCCTGTCACGTCGTATGTGAAGAAGTTTGTGCCCGACTACGACCTGCCCTATGTGATCGTGAGCACCGAGACCGACGGCTTCAATCGGAATGTCATCCTGAGCCGCTTCCCGTTTACGGATCTCAACGGCGACACCCGCACCCACGTCAACAGCTTCTTCATGTTCGCCAATGCATACGCGACGACCGGCAACTCTGGAATCCGCGGCTACATGTTCGCCGAGATCGACCTTCCAAATGACGTCTACGCGGGCGATCTCGTCGTGGGAAATGGACATCTGAAAGCAGGAGGAACGACGAGCGACCTCGCTGACCGACTCGCGGCGGCGCAGCGCATCGCGTACTACATCGATTACCTCTTCAACGGCGCGGGCGGCACAGTCCCCGACCCCAACAACGCGATCCTTGATTCGCCAGCCGCGACATCTGTTCTTGGTCCCAACACGCCGGTGATCTGGGGCGGGGATATCAACGAGGATGAGAACACCAACGGGCGTAAGGGTCCTGTGGAGTGGATGACGCGTGCCGCCACGACAGGCGGCACCGACGGCACCGACCGGGACAGGAGCGATTCCACGCCCGACACGGCCGTTGAGCCCTTCACAGGCAACAGGCGGACCTTCGGGTCATCGAGCAAGCTCGACTACCTGATGTTCCAAGACTCAATCGCGTCCCCCGTCATCCAAGCGGTCTTCAACTCTGCTTCGGTCCCATCCGGCAAGCTGCCATACCCGGTCAGCACATTCCCACTGATACCGTCCGCTGTCAGCTCCAGCGCGTCGGATCACCTGCCGGTCTTCGTTGATTTTCTGCTTCCCTACACACGCCCACCGTGCCCTGCCGACCTGAACGGAGACACGACCGTCGATGTCGTCGACTTCCTGGACTATCTCGACGCGTTCGGCCAGTGCGAGTTCCAGCCCGGGCCCTGCGTGCCGCCCGGATCGACCGTAGACGCCGACCTCAACGGGGATACCTCCGTCGACGTCCTCGATCTGCTGGACTTCTTCGATGCGTTCGGTCAGTCGGTGGGCAACTGCCCGGTTTGA
- a CDS encoding response regulator — MNEDVRTNIDAGGDLSSCSVLVVDDNEQNLELMQAYLEDLGCPVRVATDGAEALESIERTQPDIVLLDVMMPRMSGFQACARLKSTPRTRDIPVIMVTALNEVGDVERAVECGADDFLTKPVNKLELLTRVKSLMRVRLLRRQLDQAMNEMKRLRESTEGHESDSE, encoded by the coding sequence ATGAATGAGGATGTCCGCACGAACATTGATGCCGGGGGCGATCTGAGTTCGTGCTCTGTGCTCGTTGTTGACGACAACGAGCAGAATCTCGAGTTGATGCAGGCGTATCTGGAAGACCTTGGCTGTCCGGTGCGTGTGGCGACGGATGGTGCAGAAGCGTTAGAGTCCATCGAACGGACTCAGCCCGATATCGTGCTGCTTGACGTGATGATGCCGCGAATGAGCGGATTCCAGGCGTGTGCACGCCTGAAGAGCACGCCCCGGACCCGGGACATTCCGGTGATCATGGTGACCGCTCTCAACGAGGTCGGCGATGTTGAGCGAGCGGTCGAGTGCGGGGCGGATGACTTTCTGACCAAGCCGGTCAATAAGCTCGAGCTGCTCACGAGGGTCAAGTCTCTGATGCGTGTGCGACTGCTTCGTCGGCAACTCGACCAGGCCATGAACGAAATGAAGCGGCTCAGAGAGTCAACCGAGGGACACGAGTCCGATAGCGAGTGA
- a CDS encoding pseudouridine-5'-phosphate glycosidase, translated as MMQILSRIPQPACRAVALETTLLVHGVPRESAARLGADLAQIVRGEGANPALIGVHAGVPTVGLSDQELDVLLAAKEVPKANTANLGVLMHRMSHAATTVSTTMELAAAAGICLFATGGIGGVHRGYATKLDISSDLAAFARHPVAVVTSGVKSILDVEATRELLETLGVPVIGYRTSSFPAFYLRTSKADVDARFDDPEHLASFVRAELARTGCGIVIANPVPHEHELDVKEWEEWLGLANKAAGGEAGQGRSATPLLLSKLHEVSGGRTLSTNIELAKSNAALAGRIANLLAGEMTS; from the coding sequence ATGATGCAGATTCTGAGCCGGATCCCCCAACCCGCCTGCCGCGCCGTTGCCTTGGAGACGACGCTTCTTGTGCATGGAGTCCCGCGCGAGAGCGCCGCGCGGCTCGGAGCAGACCTTGCCCAGATTGTGCGGGGCGAGGGAGCGAACCCGGCACTCATTGGTGTGCATGCGGGGGTCCCCACAGTCGGACTCTCAGATCAGGAACTCGATGTCCTCTTGGCGGCCAAAGAGGTTCCCAAGGCCAATACCGCCAATCTTGGGGTGTTGATGCACCGCATGTCACACGCCGCCACCACGGTCAGCACCACCATGGAACTCGCGGCGGCCGCAGGCATCTGCCTGTTTGCGACGGGCGGCATCGGGGGCGTGCATCGCGGGTACGCGACAAAGCTCGACATCAGCAGCGATCTGGCCGCATTCGCGAGGCATCCGGTTGCAGTCGTCACCAGCGGCGTGAAATCCATACTGGATGTCGAAGCCACCCGTGAACTGCTCGAAACCCTCGGCGTGCCCGTGATCGGGTACAGGACATCTTCCTTCCCGGCCTTCTACCTTCGAACTTCGAAGGCGGACGTGGATGCCCGTTTTGACGATCCGGAGCACCTGGCCTCATTCGTGCGTGCCGAACTCGCCCGGACTGGCTGCGGCATCGTGATAGCGAATCCCGTGCCCCACGAGCACGAGCTTGACGTGAAAGAGTGGGAAGAGTGGCTTGGTCTGGCCAACAAAGCGGCTGGAGGCGAGGCGGGCCAAGGGCGATCAGCCACTCCCCTACTATTATCCAAACTTCATGAGGTATCCGGTGGCCGAACGCTGAGCACAAACATCGAGCTCGCAAAGTCAAACGCTGCTCTGGCTGGGCGGATCGCCAATCTGCTCGCCGGTGAGATGACGAGCTGA
- a CDS encoding carbon starvation protein A yields MSLLALALVTMTVLAAGYLTYGRFIARQFRLDDRTTTPAVARADGIDFVPTRPFYLLGQHFSAIAAAGPIVGPIVACQDFGWLPCVLWILLGVVFIGAVHDFSALVASVRHGAHSIAEIARANISKKAWAALVAFIWLALLYVIVAFTDVTVATFTNNDEELARLAGVEFNKGGAVAAASVMYLLLATVMGVVQQFFRWPMWLLTAVFVPATLSVVWLGTKMSTILLLDAKTWYCIVLGYCLAASMFPLWLLQQSRGYLGGFVLYLAIGIGLVGLLFGGYRVEQPMIAPGVGFDGLFHFFAGGEDVPKITTILFPFLFVTIACGACSGFHGLVCGGTTSKQIEKESHCKPVAFGAMLLEGFVAIIALSTVMIMSAEQTKGVPPGSIYGDGIARFLTLILGENALLFAKTFGAMAVATFVFDTLDVATRLGRYLLQELFDVKGRVGGAVAALATVGVPLGILLTSAPGSYRAYWTLFGSSNQLLAALTLLGITVWLKRNGKRCWYTAIPMVFVMVITVTALVVQVVHGFRAAVAGAKDFTPVINGVVAIILLALAVFFVTQAVKSIRATPRQQPEVP; encoded by the coding sequence ATGAGTCTACTCGCACTCGCCTTGGTCACGATGACGGTTCTGGCAGCAGGGTACCTGACCTATGGCAGATTCATCGCGCGACAGTTTCGGCTCGATGACCGAACGACCACGCCGGCGGTTGCTCGTGCGGATGGGATCGACTTTGTTCCGACAAGGCCTTTCTACCTGCTCGGGCAGCACTTTTCTGCGATAGCCGCGGCCGGTCCGATCGTCGGCCCGATCGTGGCGTGCCAAGACTTCGGCTGGCTGCCGTGTGTGCTCTGGATCTTATTGGGCGTCGTCTTCATCGGTGCCGTGCATGATTTCTCTGCGCTCGTTGCGAGCGTGCGCCACGGGGCGCACAGCATCGCAGAGATCGCCCGCGCGAACATCAGCAAGAAGGCGTGGGCCGCGCTGGTCGCGTTCATCTGGCTGGCGTTGCTGTATGTGATCGTTGCGTTCACCGATGTCACCGTCGCCACATTCACGAACAACGACGAAGAACTGGCGAGATTGGCGGGGGTCGAGTTCAACAAGGGAGGGGCGGTTGCCGCGGCCAGCGTGATGTACCTGTTGCTGGCGACCGTGATGGGCGTCGTGCAGCAGTTCTTCAGATGGCCGATGTGGCTGCTGACAGCGGTGTTCGTTCCTGCCACACTTAGTGTCGTCTGGTTAGGCACGAAGATGAGCACGATCCTGCTGCTCGACGCGAAGACCTGGTACTGCATTGTTCTCGGGTACTGTCTTGCCGCGAGCATGTTCCCGCTCTGGCTTCTCCAGCAGTCTCGGGGCTATCTCGGCGGATTTGTCCTTTACCTCGCCATCGGCATCGGATTGGTCGGGCTTCTCTTCGGTGGGTATCGCGTCGAGCAGCCCATGATTGCACCCGGCGTCGGCTTCGATGGGCTCTTCCATTTCTTCGCGGGGGGCGAAGATGTGCCGAAGATTACCACGATCCTCTTCCCGTTCCTGTTTGTCACCATCGCGTGTGGGGCGTGCAGCGGCTTCCACGGTCTGGTCTGTGGGGGCACGACGAGCAAGCAGATCGAGAAGGAGAGCCACTGCAAGCCCGTCGCGTTCGGTGCGATGCTTCTTGAAGGATTCGTCGCGATCATCGCGCTCTCGACGGTGATGATCATGAGCGCGGAGCAGACCAAGGGTGTGCCGCCCGGCAGCATCTATGGAGACGGGATCGCTCGCTTTCTGACCCTGATCCTGGGTGAGAACGCGTTGCTCTTTGCCAAGACCTTCGGCGCCATGGCCGTCGCAACCTTCGTGTTCGATACACTCGATGTCGCGACACGTCTCGGACGTTACCTCTTGCAGGAACTCTTCGACGTCAAGGGGCGTGTTGGTGGAGCCGTCGCGGCTCTTGCGACAGTGGGAGTCCCGCTCGGGATTCTGTTGACCTCAGCACCGGGCAGCTATCGCGCATACTGGACACTCTTCGGGTCTTCGAACCAGTTGCTCGCGGCCCTGACGCTGCTCGGGATCACAGTCTGGCTCAAGCGGAATGGCAAGAGGTGCTGGTACACGGCCATCCCGATGGTCTTCGTGATGGTGATCACAGTCACTGCGTTGGTGGTTCAGGTGGTGCACGGATTTCGGGCTGCGGTAGCCGGCGCAAAGGACTTTACCCCGGTCATTAACGGAGTGGTCGCGATCATTCTTCTTGCACTCGCGGTGTTCTTCGTGACGCAGGCGGTCAAGTCGATCCGAGCGACTCCGCGTCAGCAACCCGAAGTTCCATAA